ctgTTGCTCTGTGCTTTTGAAGCTTATAAATGTTGTTTGGCCGCAGATTTACAAATTAAGAGCCAAAAGTCATAAGAAACATAACTTAAAAGCAGGAAAGTAGACTCTGCACATGGATGCAAAATAAACTTACTGGGATATGGGGTAACGTAATCGTCACTTCATCCCCTTTACCGACTTGCAGTTCCCCCTCAGAGGATGTGTCTATCGATGCTGGCTTAAAATCATCTAGAGAGAATGTTAACAGGTAttaaatatgtttatatattATTGCCATCTATTTGGACAAACTCACCACTAGTAAGAATGCGCCGCAGTGAATGTAAGGAAAGGCCAATGTGATACAATGATTGGGATGTCAAACTAGAACCACAGAAACCTGGTTTCTAAACACCCCTTAGCCATGAATTGCACTGGGTGCCTGAGGCCAATCACTCTCAGCCAAACctcctttgcagggttgttgtgaggataaaatgaaggcagaAAGACTATGTACCCCATCTTGAGCtctctggagcaacaaaaagataAAACCACAACAAATAAAAGAAGAACTGCGAAAGAGTTACATTTGgaactggaaaccaggaactaacttcagggagaaaggagaaggggtgggagagttGGCTTCAAGGATCCAGAAAGCAAATCTGCCTCTGACAATGCTGAGATGATCTGAACTAAAGCTGAAAGCAGTACAAGAGAGCCACAAGGAGATTCATCAACTTTGTTTCACTAACTGTGCATCTTCTTTGAGTGTGCAAAATCTGACAGATAGAAACTTCATCAGGTAAATGCAGGCTtttcaataaacattttaaaagtgggTGCTCAATGTAGTCACAACCATAATTTCCCCTTGAAAACTTCCCCTCCCCTGGTTCTTACCTGAATGTAAAGAAATTATTCACCTGCTGTATTTTTGGGGATATGGGAGCTGTTGTCAAAACTATAAGAGTTTTTACATTTAACCTGCATTTTAATGCCATCTTTCTTCCCAAGAGTTTAGGGTGGCATCAATAGTtctccctgttttatcctcacaacaacactgcaaAGTAGGCTAAAAAAACTACCAAGagaggtccaaggtcatccaagcAACTCTCACAGGACAGTGGAGTTTTGGACATGGATCTCCCAAACTCCTCATCCAATAACACTGGCCATTACCCTACACTAGCCTTTAAAACAAAGCTCTGGcaagaatggagggggggggcagagagtctTCCTTGGCCAGGGGTGCCAGGACggggttggaaatacctggaggctttgggggtggagctgggtgggaTATGgaatggggaggaacctcagtggagtgtaatgctatggggtccctcctccaaagcagcccttttctccaggggaactgctctcttcaatctggagaggagctataatgccaggggatccccaggtcccacctggggactggcatccctatgcaggatattcctggagactttggggatgaagCCGGGAGTTggaaggatttggggtggggagagacctagGTGGAGCATATAATGGAGCcaaccctccgaagcagcccttttctccaaggaaactgctctcttcaatctggagatgagccataatgccaggggatccccaggtcccacctggggactggcatcccttgcAGAAACGCCATCCTCCAGCGGGacactggaaatctcccagaattacaacgtATCTCCAGAACTTGgtcctgctggagaaaatggtagcttcagaGGGCAACACCACATCtccaggtagggctgccagctctggcttgagagatacctttggggtggagccaggagtgggaggctttgggggcggggggggggttactctCAGTGGAGAGTAACGCGGtggggtcccccctccaaagcagccctgttcCCCAGGGGAACCGATCCGTGTCGGCCGGAGAGGAGCGATCATTGCCGGGGATGGACCGCCATGCTTGGCTCCCGAGGCCCCAGCCGGGGCTGCCAGATCTgggccctggggaaggggcctggCCGGGGCCGCCGAGCCCACCCTCCCGGGATCTCCGGGCGCTCCCCGGGCCGGCCAGGCCGACTCACAGCGGATGGTGTGGAAGGAGGCCTTGGGGTGCCGCTCGAAGCTCTCGCCCAGCTGCAGCGGGTGCTCCTCTTTGTCCACCAGCGGGTTGGCCAAGCCGTTCATCGCCCCGCCGCCGTCGCCCGCCGCCACTAAAAGCCCAGCGGCCCGCCGGAGCCGCCCCCCGCTCCCCTGCCCCGCTCCGCCCGGCCTGCTCTTCCGGCCGCGGCCCGGCGTGTCCCCGCCTAAGCGCTCCCCGCCCGCGCCGAGGAGGCCTTTCCCGGCCGGCGAGCCGGGCGCCCCTTCCGCGCTGGGTGCTCCGGCCCTTGCAGCCCCTGCGACGGGGGTGGGAATGGGGACTGGTCATTGGAAGACGGGCAAGGACTTGTGGATGATGCTGTGGATGATGCTGCTGGCTGGACTCTAGAGGCTCGCGGGCGGTCAGCCGTgtctggagtccaggggcacctgcaaGACCCACCCTGTTTCATCCAAGGTAGGAGCTGCCTCAGGTGCAACGTCATGCCAGCAGTTCATACTTCTAGGCAAGGTTTgactctctaagccaggggtagtcaaactgcggccctccagatgtccatggactacaattcccatgagcccatgccagcatttgaattgtagtccatggacatctggagggccgcagtttgactacccctgctctaagccgcCCTGGGCCTTCGGGGAAGGGCGGAGtaaaaaatggaaataataatacatttgaCTGTCTGTGATCTTCTGGGTAAGTCGCTTCCTGGGAGTCCCGTGCTGAGTTCAACAGCTACTTTGTTGAGGAAGAGGCCACGTAGGTAAAGGTGGAGGAACCAGGCGCTTATAGAGACGATTGCAATCAGTTACAATTCTTTCTTTTGGGGGCCTTCCTGTGAACCCTGGTTCTTATTCCTCTGTGTTTAAACATATAATCCGCATTAGGGCTGCTGCTTGCAGCTTGCTTCTctgctctgttttatcctcattaCAACCTTGCGAGGCAGGTTAGGCTAGAAGTTGGGGACTGGacagccacccagcaggcctccaggGCAGAGCAAGGCTTGAAACGTAGGGCCTTCCAGATGCTCGTCTGACACTCTGTATTTTAGTGTGAATCACGAGTAGTGAAGAAAATAAGGTATTTTATTGGCCTTTGAAGAATGCAATCACTGAAGGGAGCTTGACCCCAGAAAAGACATGCAAGAAAGTATATCTAAAGTTGAATCTGTGCCATGGACATTGTGTACAAATCCATCCTGGTAGATTTTGGGGAATTATTAGACTATGTTTTGTCTGTCTACAGATAATCTTTTCAAACTGCATTTGAATCAAACTCTTTCCGTCTTGTCAAACACAGAAAGAATGGGCCAGAACactcatcttttctttattttctgtttAGGACTTGATCTTGTCTGATAAGTGAGGTGGACAAATAAGATACATATGGAGTAAAGCATTGTGGTACCCATTCTAGTTACTATGAATGAATCAAGGTCTTGGGCAGACAACTTACCTGTTGCTCAGCTTGATGGGAAAATGCCAACTTCTCAGCTGACTGGGCACAAGGCAAGAACACTGAGCCCCGAAGAAGTGGAAAAGCTGGCGAAAGAGCAGGTCTTAGTATCTGACTTCAAACAACTGAAGCTAGAAAAAGATGCTCAAAAGAACTGGGACCTGTTTTACAAAAGGAACAGCACCCACTTTTTCAAGGACAGGCACTGGACGACTAGAGAATTTGAAGAGTTAAAAGCCTGCCGTGAAGTAAGTTCCATTAATTTTAGGAATTAATTTAGTTTGGTATGCTACTtgggagtgtgaacttctaatctggcgagtcgggtttgatttccccactcccccacatgcaaccagctgggtgaccccagcactgataaagctgttctgaccgaccagtgatatcagggctctctcagcctcacccacctcacagagtgtctgttgtggagagaggaaagggaaggtgactgtgagccactttgagactccttcgggtagagaaaagtggcatagaaaacCAACTCCACTTCTTAACTAAAGCAGCAGAGGGCGATTCAGTTGCAGACTGCAGGAAATATACAACTAATTAATTTTGTGTATGTCAGCCGTTGCATTTCCCCCCTATAATGTTGCTTTTGCTGTGTTTCTGGGAAGACTTAAGACAGAAGCTTGTAAAACTTTTGAAAGTATCCATTACCATGGTAGTAAAAATTAAAAAGCTGTATTAGGCACCGTTacgactaacaaagttttattccatcaTAAGCTTCTTTTGGACGAAAGCCCCGCTTCTTCAGCCAGAAACATACTGTAAGCCAGGGTATCTGATGTAGAAATTCTGCAGGGATAGATCTGATCAGAAGGTGAAAATCCTTGTATGCCCCCTGAACTTTCTCAAGGAACAAGGGGTATAAGTAAAATACATTTAACGGCTAGTATGGATCAAAAGCTTATTGTCAACCAGAAAAAAGAACAATAAGAACTATGTTGCGGTATCTTCATTGACCTTGGTCTGTTTCcttatgttaaaatatttttgtccCACCTCTCTTCCAAAAGATCTGAGGTGGCTTGTAATATAGATGCCTGTATCTagataacaatttaaaaaaatatatgaaccaGAATTAAAAACAACCTTAGGAACCAAGCTGATTTCTGTGATTACATGAAACTAGCCACATAAATGTCAAATATAACCAAACTTAAAATGGGAGAATTAACGCAATGTAAAGTTAAAATTAGCGACAAAACTAGCCCCTTTAGCAGTGTGATCCTGTGCTGTGTTACTCTGATGTGTAAgctcattgaaatcagtgggcttcaagtggagtaactgcataggattgcatgaTAAATGGGCCTTGGAGTGGCACCAGAAAGCCCTTGAATTTAGTGGCCTTCCTCACGTTCTCAGTGAGTCAGTCCACACTGCCACCCAGCTAGCCCTTGAATCTTATCCCAGCTCCCAAGAAGGTAGGGAATGGTGCTTCTGAACGAATGAGCTCTTTTAAAGAGGCTTGATGGGTTATTGCCTCCATCATCTTACCGCCATATGCAGACAGCTCAGATCAGTTACCTTCTCTAATAGTTGTGGTTCAGCCTTCGTAAGTGGCAGAGCAAAGAGGTCCAGCAAGTAGTCCTACCTATTTCCAAAGGAAAGCTATTATTGTACAGCAACTTTAGTTTCTCTGTGAGATGCTTCATTTCCCAGCCTGGTATTACATAttcaagatttgtttgttttttttggtagGGAAGGGATGACGTCTgatatttttttttgtctcctctcATTCCAATGATAACATGTTTTCAGTATGTATGATTTCATTGTTTAGTCAGTTGAGTGGCCCCAGGGGAGGCAGAAAGATGGAAAATAAAAGTACCTGACCGTAGGCAACGTGAAAAATCTGCTTAAGACCCTGCAAAGCCaatgctggtctgagtagaccatactgCTGGCATTTAATTTCCAGGTGGTTGTTTTGCTTTGAAAATGATGTAATTAATTATACCTTTTCTCCTAGTTTGAACATCAGAAACTGACTATTCTTGAAGCAGGCTGTGGCGTTGGTAACTCTTTGTTTCCGCTTCTGCAAGAGGAGTCCGATATCTTTGCGTATGCTTGTGATTTCTCCCCCCGCGCTGTGGAATATGTAAAGGTTAGTAAGATTTGGACTCAGAAGAAAAGTGGTGCCCAACAGTGTATCCTTAAGCAGAACTGCATTCTAAGTCAATTGGTTTAAGGATGTCATTCTGCTCAGAACGGCACCTTTAGGTATGTTGAATCATAGGGAAAGacaacttttggggggagggtgatcaAACGGATCAGGAAAAAAGAGTGGAAGAGATTTATCGAGTCTGGGTGGTTTTAGCCAAATGTATTTGAttgcttatttttcaatttttatgctgctttctctTGGACCACCCGTCTCGGAGAGGTGTTAAGGGTCTGATGCTCTGTTTTTGTTCATGCGCTCAGTGAACCTAAAATAGGCATCCCTTAAATAATTTTAGCTCTGCATTTAACTGAAAAACTCATTGATTAAAATCTGAGACTGAAAAACTAAACAGTATGAAAAATTATCCTTAGATAATCAGGACACTTTTTCACTTCTATTTCAAGATGCAGTAATGGGAATAAAAACTGGGCTAAGGTTTTTTTTTGCAGCATTGCATTGCTTATATtgtgtataaataaattaatcatGGTACAGTGAACCGCTAAAGGAAATAAGCTTCCTGATCCTATACATGTTTACTTGGCAGTAAAtatttgttttgtgtgtttgCTCCCAAATATATACACAACTCGATCTGAAAACACAAAGGGCTGAACGGGAATTAATTACCCTATTTCCATACAGAGTATATAAGAGCAAAGTGGTCTAAAATTAGTATGTACTTTAAGATTCCTGTCTTCCTAAAggcatcccttgtgcaagcaccgggtcatgtctgacccttggggtgacgccctctagcgttttcatggcagactcaatacagggtggtttgccagtgccttccccagtcattaccgttcaccccccagcaagctgggtactcattttaccgacctcagaaggatggaaggctgagtcaaccttgagccggctgctgggatcgaactcccaacctcatgggcagacagcttcagacagcatgtcgctgccttaccactctgcgccacaagaggctctcctgtcTTCCTAGATGAGCCCAAACCAGACTGAAACACAGCCATCCAAGGGATAAGATATCATTCAAAGGGAGagcattaaaacatttctaaatTTTGATTAAGTTCAATGTGACTTTGTTTTCTGCTACTATATAGAACAAAACAACCCTAATACCCTGTAGCACCTCTCCCAAGGACTGTATTGAGGGCCACAAACAGAAGCGCCTTAGAGCTACTGAAAATAAAACGCTCTGTTGCTTTTTTGAATGCACACATGTAGATTATGGCTGACCTAGTTTGCTTAGTTTGCGCTTATGAACTCATACAGATTATTAGTATTAAGGAAAGAGGTTCTGGTCAAATTGCAGGCTCCGGTTTGGACACAAGTATCTCCAAAACCGTGTGAAAAGATGCTGTACATCTAAAATTATATTTCCAAGTGTTCAGTGAGCTTGAAGAATTGTATTTAATTCTAGGCCAATATCTTGAATACAGGCCAGCCTAGCGTAATTAAGGAGAGGTGTTCAGTTATGGCCAGTATGAAAACTAATTCATGCTAATGCCCCACCGTCCCCATCAAAACACTGGCCACAGTTCAAATAGGCCACTTCCAAAGGCAGTGCAGAAGCTGGAGGTCTAGTTGGCACTCAGTTTGGTCTCACGGAAAAAGCACGGGCCGTTGACATCACTAGCTGCTGTGGAGCTCCAAAAGGCCATTTGTCTTGTCGTTTGACAGATCCGCTGCTGCTAAAACTGTAAAACAAGCTCCAGATGCATTTTGGCTGGCTTGCAAGTTCGTAAATAAATCTTCTGGGATTGAGTTTATTTCTAATTGGTATATAAAAGTCTTTGGCAGTTCCATCAATCCGGCATcaaggaatacaatggatgctttgTTACCAGATGCTTGATGATCCAGAACGCTCAGTTCACTGGCAATGCCCAGAGGGCTGGCTTCTCCCCCTCAGCCAACGTACCCCTCAATCTTCGGTTGTACATACACCCTTCTGCCTCTCCAGCTAGTCAGCTTGATACCCCCAGCTGTTACAGGGCTTCTGACAGCAAGTACTGCCAGCTGACACTTTCCTCAGGGCTTTTCCCTCAACCTGCCTGGACCGGGGACCTACTTGCCTGCCTGTAGGGCGGTTCcagggaggagaaaagggcaCACCAGGCACGTGGGCTGCTACTATATAGTAGCACTGgcactcccggggggggggggaacgtcaCTGTGGATTCCTCTTGGTAGGAGGCCGTATAGGCCGATAAGCTCAAATATGCTCACATTAGCTTAGTTGGCAACCCCCATTTCCCAGGAGTGTTGGATAACAAAGCTTCTTCTGAACATTTGGAAGTCTACTTTGCCCCAaaatgtaagctaaatatgagcagaggttgtgatgcggtggtaaagaaggcgaatgcactcttgggctgtatcaacagaggcatcacattgaaatcgcAAGATGGCATAGTCCAGTATGCTAAACCTAGGGgtcgtgaccccatttggggtcacctggcccttTCTTCTGGGTCCCCTGATTGGTTGTGGTGGCGGTTGGTGGGCAGCGGCAGACGGCCAGCGGCAGCAAAGCCattgcaatggccgcctccacgtACCTGACCATTGTGCACGTGCACATGCCTGCATGTGCACACTTGCATGTGCACGCTGCCACTGACCCCGCAGAAGTAatagatttaaactacatgtagaacagtactggctagatatcggaggggggggaattcacagtcagagtagttcaacagtggaaccgcctgcctaaggaggtgtggtgagctccccctcactggcagtcttcaggcaacagctagacagatacttatcatggattttttagaccaggggtagtcaaaatacggccctccagatgtccataagctacaattcccatgagtgttcaCTGGCAGGCACTCATGATAATCGTAGTCAATGGAcatttgattacccctgctttagactgatcctgcattgagcagggggttggactagatggctctttccaactctttgattctaaaaTCATTGGCAACAAGTTCTCATTTATGGTACATCTCCATCTCAGCTAACAGGGAAAAAGCCCAAAACTATTGTATTAGTAGGAACACAGAGGCCTTTGAACAAGTTGGGAACTTGCTAAGTTGCAAAATTATATAACATCTGATACATTTCCTGCATGGTTCCAGTTCTTGACTTCAAAAGGTAAATGTCAAAGCCTTTGGTTGCAAATGTctaaggaaaaatgttttcactttGTAGCAAAATCCTCTGTATGATATCCAGAGATGCAAAGTGTTCCAGTGTGACCTGACCAAAGACGACCTTCTGGAGAACGTGCCACCCAATTCTGTGGATGTTGTGATGTTGATATTTGTCCTTTCTGCAGTTCATCCAGAGAAGATGTGCCATGTCTTGAACAACATTTACCATGTGAGCAAGCTTGGATTAACTAACAGCTGAGTTTTTGCAATGAAATGGCCTTTTttgtctttagaagaagaagaagagttggttcttatatgccacttttctatacccgaaggagtctcaaagcggcttacagtcggggacgacagagaatgaggtggctggatggagtaactgaagcagtcggtgtgaacttaaatggactccggggaatggtagaggacaggaaggcctggaggatcattgtccatggggtcgtgatgggtcggacacgacttcacaactaacaacaacattcttAAATTTAAAGCAACCAACTTTATGTTTTATTCCTGTCACATTTAAAGAGATGAAAGGAACTGCATCTGGGATGTGACTGGGGTTTAGGAAAACAATGATGAGCCCTTTAGCAATGCAAAATGTAAAAAGAGAATAATACAATGCCCTACTTAGAAAAAGTTGATGGAGATCATTCCATGGAGCAGCAACCAAAGTTTGCAAAAATATTTGTTATCTTAGATTAGAAGTAAAACAATTTACATGTTTTTTTCAGGCACGTGGAAGAACTGAGCTGCAATGTTGCATAGTGTTTCAGATTTATTTTGCAGAAGCAGGCTTCAAAGCATCAGTTTCATGTGCCTCTCTGTCTGTCAGGTGCTAAAGCCAGGCAAGTGTGTGGTCTTCAGAGACTATGGCCTCTACGATCACGCGATGCTGAGGTTTAAGTCTGCCAACAAACTGGGAGAAAACTTCTATGTTAGACAAGATGGAACGCGATCATACTTTTTCACAGATGGTAAGACACGGAATAAAAATGGCTTTTTTTTACACTTTGCTTCCTTCAATTACCATGTGCCTTGTAGAGATTTAGTAGTCACTTATGTAAAGGACCATTCTTGCCTTATGTTTCCATATACCATATATCCAGGAAGATCTGGGGCCCCAGCAATGTGTTCTAAAAGCAGCACAAGACCAAAGGCTTCCTTTGGTCCTATCCTCGGTGGGCTTTGATTGAAGGCCTTTCTTCAGATATAAAAGGCCTCCAATCAAAGGCCACCAAGGATAGGATACTTAATGGTCATAGTGACGTTGGGCGCCATGTGTACTTGACATGGTGGCAGCACAGAGCTCTTCATCAATATGATTTGcacaggagaggaagggtacACCCCTTTTTCATGGAGTATTTTGCATGGGTTCTTCAGAGAATTGGCAttgtgtggttaagagcagcagactcttcggagaactgggtttgatttcccactccttcacatacagcccaggtgggtgaccttgggtcattctcagttctcttaaagctctctcggtcccgcctgcctcacagggtgtctcttgtgaggagaggaagggaaaggtgtttgtaagtcactttgggactccttcgggtagtgaaaaggagcagaattaaaaaccagctctttttctcccaGTGCCTAAAAACAGGACTGCTGAAATACAAACTGAATATATATTTCTTCTTAAAAAAGCATGTGCCAACCCCACCCCCCtgatgcccccccctcctccagtcaAGCAATCTGCTGCACACGGCAGGCTTCGTTTGAGAAGAGCCTTTCAACCTTTGGAATAAATGGAAAGGTTTGAGAAGCGCAGCCTGCATTGTTGGGACCTCGGCCGTCTCTTGTTTACCTTCCCCCTTCGACTTGATCGCCATTGTCCCCTTCTTTTCTGCAGAGTTCTTGGCTCAACTCTTCCTGTCTGTGGGATACGAGGAAGTGATCAACGAGTACGTGCTGCGAGAAACTGAGAACAAGAAGGAAGGCCTGCGTGTGCCAAGGGTCTTTCTCCAAAGCAAGTTTCGGAAGCCTGGAAGTGGATCCTGACTCTGCTTTCCAACGTTCCCGCAAAGGTCCCTGAGGAGCGGCTTTCCTGCCACCGT
This Paroedura picta isolate Pp20150507F chromosome 11, Ppicta_v3.0, whole genome shotgun sequence DNA region includes the following protein-coding sequences:
- the METTL6 gene encoding tRNA N(3)-cytidine methyltransferase METTL6 isoform X1, producing MNESRSWADNLPVAQLDGKMPTSQLTGHKARTLSPEEVEKLAKEQVLVSDFKQLKLEKDAQKNWDLFYKRNSTHFFKDRHWTTREFEELKACREFEHQKLTILEAGCGVGNSLFPLLQEESDIFAYACDFSPRAVEYVKQNPLYDIQRCKVFQCDLTKDDLLENVPPNSVDVVMLIFVLSAVHPEKMCHVLNNIYHVLKPGKCVVFRDYGLYDHAMLRFKSANKLGENFYVRQDGTRSYFFTDEFLAQLFLSVGYEEVINEYVLRETENKKEGLRVPRVFLQSKFRKPGSGS
- the METTL6 gene encoding tRNA N(3)-cytidine methyltransferase METTL6 isoform X3 — its product is MNESRSWADNLPVAQLDGKMPTSQLTGHKARTLSPEEVEKLAKEQVLVSDFKQLKLEKDAQKNWDLFYKRNSTHFFKDRHWTTREFEELKACREFEHQKLTILEAGCGVGNSLFPLLQEESDIFAYACDFSPRAVEYVKQNPLYDIQRCKVFQCDLTKDDLLENVPPNSVDVVMLIFVLSAVHPEKMCHVLNNIYHSSWLNSSCLWDTRK
- the METTL6 gene encoding tRNA N(3)-cytidine methyltransferase METTL6 isoform X2 codes for the protein MNESRSWADNLPVAQLDGKMPTSQLTGHKARTLSPEEVEKLAKEQVLVSDFKQLKLEKDAQKNWDLFYKRNSTHFFKDRHWTTREFEELKACREFEHQKLTILEAGCGVGNSLFPLLQEESDIFAYACDFSPRAVEYVKQNPLYDIQRCKVFQCDLTKDDLLENVPPNSVDVVMLIFVLSAVHPEKMCHVLNNIYHARGRTELQCCIVFQIYFAEAGFKASVSCASLSVRC